Proteins co-encoded in one Nicotiana sylvestris chromosome 7, ASM39365v2, whole genome shotgun sequence genomic window:
- the LOC138872624 gene encoding beta-amyrin 28-monooxygenase-like: MKLSLCFTASLNKLREFTEQEEIAQSKLPGESLTWEDLSKMKYTWRVAMETLRMVPPLFGGFRQAVKDIEYGGYLIPKGWQIFWVTAMTHMDNSIFQEPEKFDPARFENQATLPPYNFIAFGGGARVCPGYEFAKIETLVTIHYLVRHFTWKLCCTEDTFSRDPMPTPNQGLPIQIIPEKPL, translated from the exons ATGAAATTAAGCCTATGCTTTACGGCTTCCCTAAATAAGCTCCGTGAGTTCACAGAACAAGAAGAGATTGCACAAAGCAAGTTACCAGGAGAGTCCCTAACTTGGGAAGACCTCAGCAAGATGAAGTATACCTGGAGAGTGGCGATGGAGACGCTCCGAATGGTTCCTCCTCTTTTTGGAGGTTTCAGGCAGGCTGTAAAAGACATTGAGTACGGCGGCTACCTCATTCCTAAAGGATGGCAA ATATTCTGGGTAACAGCTATGACACATATGGATAACAGTATTTTCCAAGAACCAGAGAAATTTGATCCAGCGCGCTTTGAGAACCAAGCAACGTTGCCCCCTTATAACTTTATTGCATTCGGAGGGGGAGCCCGTGTATGTCCTGGATATGAGTTTGCAAAGATTGAAACTTTAGTAACAATCCATTACTTAGTAAGGCATTTCACATGGAAACTATGTTGTACAGAGGATACCTTCAGTAGGGATCCAATGCCAACACCAAATCAAGGTCTTCCCATCCAAATAATTCCCGAGAAACCTCTCTAA